The nucleotide sequence GTGCAACAATCATTATATTAACAAACAAGGATAATGTTATTGTTATCCTATTGACTTCAAAAACCCACAAATTCAGTTCCGAAAAGCTTCAGCTCAGCTGACTACCTGAAGCTTCCCGAGATGCCATGTTCCCTTGATGCTAACAACTTCCAGCATCTTGTCATGCATCGACTGTGGATCAAAATTGTCATAACTCTCATCCTCGTTCTGCCACAAATCAACCCCTCCCATGTAACTTCCAATATTTGCAACAAGTACACCTTCTGCATcctgcaataaattttaaaGCATTATGGAACTTCAAAATATTGAACTCATCCAATGAAGCCTCGGTAGAGCAGCAAAAATAGTAAATGAAATAATTTGGTCACTAGCAACAAAAGTAGCTGGGTCAAAATTAGATGTTTCAGGAATAGGAGGAAGATGCTCTTTTCCTGTAACATGATGCTTGCGTTCCTAAAGCCTATATCCATGATGGTATGGTGTTAGTTTATGTCCATGCATGCATCACAGGTAGGGCACTGTTGGAGGTGATTGTGATGGCACACGTCAATGGAGGCCAGGGGGAGGGGCGGCAGCTAGAGTCAAAAGTTCAAGCATGCATGCAAGTGAGAAGAAGTGATCTGTCAAACATAacaattcaaatatatatagagaATTGCAGCTTCCCATTGGGAAACATAACATTTCTCAAGGATCTAATGGTCATCAACAGGTAATTGGATTTTGTTGTACTCCCTTTTGAGGATACTTGATTTAGCTTGATCAGATAATCAAGttttatttattgttttcaTAGACATCCAATAGTTCATCAAATTGCTAACCAGATGAAACGTACCTCAGGAATTTCTACCTCAACTCCATCTACCTCTAATCTGATTTGCCAAGGTAAGTCCGCAAACGTCCTGTCCATGATGCTTTTTGCACCTTCTCTTGCATAAAGCATTTTGTTTAAGAACTGTGACACAAATGCCAACTTTTCATCTCAAATCTTAATAACCCAGCAGAAAACAGATTGTATATAACTACCTCATATCAGGGATAGGAAAAGAGCATATGTGCAAAATAAAAGCACATTCAGAATGATTCTGACatcagaaaataataaaaaataacaattaTGGTTTTAGACATCACATATAACTGGAATCTCATAACAGATGAGTTGCATGAGAGAATCAGCAATCTctgttattttcttcttttggtgTGTGATTATGTATTAGATAAGGCCCATAGGCAATTTGAGTTACATAATGGAGGTGGTGCCCCCTGCTACCCATAACCCCACAAAACCCGTAAGAAGAGACAACCCAACCCAACCACCTAAAGACTTCACCTGCAGGCTAGTTGGCAAGGTCAGTCTAACTGACAATTACTAACCCTGTGCTTCTGTAAGCAATATCATACGAAATTACAAGATAGAGAAACCATATAGGAATCGGACAAAAGATGaaactttaatatatatatatatatatatatatatatatatatatttcatctAGTACATCAAAAAAATTCCTCAGAAAGCCAATAAAAACCATCAAGAACAAGGCTAAGATTTAAGAAGAACAAAGAATCAAAATAAAACAGAAAATATAACTATGTCCAATCAAAAGAGGAACTCAGTTCACTTACATCTGCCTTGATCTGATACCAAAATCAGCTTTCATCTCTTTATAAGACCAATCCAGTATCAACAAAAATAGAGGGCTCAGGACAAAGTGACACAATCACTTTGTTGCTCGAGTCAAAAAAATTTAACACAGTTatgcaaaataaaatttttgcatAAAATGAAATGGCCATTCAACATGACTTGCGGCAACAATCTCTTAGGAACCTTGATACCTATTCCAAAGGCAGAAGTTGATTGCTGTAGATTGCCATCGTCTTGGgatggaaaaaaattaaaaacggCCAGCTTTCACAGACCTCTAAAACTTCACACTCTAATGAAATTTTCTATGTAATACATGCTGTGGACATTTATGATCACAATCTTCTAGCTAATGTGCAATAACAATTCTAGAATCTCATTGCTGCTCCAACTCCTGCTCATGTACTCACTTAATGATGCCTTGGAACCTCTAGGCCCAGCATTTTTTGTTGCCATTATATTCTATATAAACTAATTTTAGCAATCAAATTTAAGCATCTAGTGCTTTGCTGATTCTTCTATCATTATATCATTTGCTTCATTTGAGATAAATATCAACTGTATAGCCTTTTCCTTTTATGCTAACTAATCTTAATTTATCCAGATGATTCCTCAGTGCTTAAGCTTGAATCTCTGAGTAGCACTGCTCCCACACAGATGCTACTAAATTTGCTTTTAAACCACTAACTTCAGGTTGCTAATATGAAGTATAACTTACAAATTTCAAAAGCCACGAACTTCAGGTTGCTAATATGAAGTATaacttaaaaatttcaaaagcaggGATTACTGAACTATGGTCTCAAACCTGTTCCCAAACCATGGCCCTGCTAAATCTTTTTGCCATTCTGAATTACAAGCAACATATAACTTATTATCCCCTCCAATAAACCACATTTCCACTCTGTGCTTGGTTCTGAGAGATGAAGAACCATGATGGTGTGCTCTTAAGTTCTGTTCAAATCCCCAGTTGTTAAGAGTTCAACATAGTGCTGCATCTAAAAAAGGATGGAAAAGAACAATATTTTCATCCAGTCTGATAAATCTTATATGAGTTTGAGGTGGATGGATACTCACTTAACCTGCAACTTTTGAGTGAATCATAGAAGAAATTATAATAACGAAATCAACCTGCTATCCAGAAAAGAATCATCTAACCATAATAATTTACAGAAAgataaagaataagaaacaacttCATGGGAAGTTGTATACCATCTTCGTAGAAGCATCTTCACAAAAGTGTTTTTTTAGGGGGGTTGGGGGGTTGGGGGGGAGCTAGGTACCTGGCTGTGGAACTTTTCAGGATTTTCTTCACGTAGATTATGTATGTCCAAAGCAACCTTTGCATCACAGCCAATCCCTAGCAACAAAGAGAAATAAGGTCTTTGAATATTTCATAAGGACAATAAAAGGGCCATTCCATATACCTAGATAATTGTTCATAAATCTCAGAGGTTGGACAATCTTGGATGATGAATCTTCAATTGCTACTTTCCACCTATCAAGAATGGTCACTGCTGCATGCTCAATGTAGTGCAAAACAGTACATAGACCTCCTTGTCTCTCAACAGCACCAAGACCACCACCCCATGACAAAACTCTTGCAAGATCATTACCGGTGCCAGCTGGAAGAATTGCAACTGGTGGAGGAGATTCATAATTTTGTTTGTCTATTGCATCAAGAACCCAACCAACTGTACCATCTCCACCACAAACAAGAATTCTGAAGTGAGATGCCTTTCTGAATAAGAATAGTCCTGCCTCCGGCCCTTGTGTTGAACTCAACTCAGATACCTAGAAGAATTATCAATTCTGTTCATTTTATATAAATCCATAGTTGGAAATATTGCTAACAAGTGTCCAGGTGTCCACAaaaatgtgacatgcaaaaCTACAAACAATTTAATAGATGAAATGACTATAGTTTATAGATGTGTAAACATGCACTTGGATGTATATATACAATGATTAAACGAACTGAACTCCAAAGTTTTATCAAATGTCATATATTGTATATCAAAAGCTTCTATAAGAAGTGCCAAAAGTTGGCATGTGATGGTGATGGCCTTGTACGGTTGAGTGTCAAATGACAAACTATTTGACACGACATAAAAACAAAAACCATAATTTAAAGTGCCAATGCAACAATTTGGGAACTGTTTCAGAACAAGAACTGTCTACAAAGAATTTTTACCTTTGCCTTGAGAATGCTTTAAGAGATAAATCATTTTTAACTCATTTAATATTACATAGCTTTAGGCCACATCTTGCAATAGGCGAAGCCTTGGACCATTGTTGCCATGGACAAGTGGTCGCCCTTGGGCTATGTTTGGTTGACAGGAATTGGAAGTGGGAATGGTATCAAATTTCCGTCCAACCTATTCTCGTGTTTGATAACTTGTTTGGACATGCGAGTACTGATTCCCACGGGTAttgttaatattatttttactcATAATAATGTTATTATCAAGAATATTATATGAtaagtataatattatatttatattaaaagtTGAAATTATTATaagagaaaataaatatattgtgacaacattaatattaatattattatctaCATATCATATATTATCGTATGCTACTGGGTTTGTTTCATTTCCTAGAGATTTACCTGGACTTATACAAACACAAGAATCAAAGTATCAAACTAATCATTCTTGGCAGTTCTCAGTCCCAGGATTGGAAAAACATTTCCTGACAACCAAATGTGGCCTTGTAACTAGAGGTGAAGGGGGAACAAAACTGACTGAATCCTTTTCACACATTGCTGGTGGATGTAGTAGAGATGAGGAGAAAATTGACAAGGTGAGTTTGGGTGGAGAAGATATGGTGTTAGACTGGTTCATATTTAAATTAGGCAATTGAACTGTATTCAATGGCGAGATTCCATCTCCTCTATAAGCTAGAAAGATGATGATTCATGATCCACACTTGACTCATAAAGGACTGCATAATGCCACTCCTAATGCTAAAATATTAATGGGCATTAAATTCTATGTTCGGGATGATTATGGAAGTGAggcacaaaaaataaaaaattaaaaagaacagcTGCTTCTATAGGTCATTTTAAGTTTATCTAAGGTTTTCTTTGTAAAGCTCATAAGCAAACAATTCAAATAACAATCTGTTTCTAGATGCACTTGTTCCCCACATAACAGGGGAAAAACGTTCAATAAACCAGGGCCTTTGGATCGGATCCCAACTTCCCCATCTACTGTCAAAATCAAGGTTGTAGTCACCACATATGGCAACCTAAACAGGTTCCTTCAAATAAACAACACAAAGTCGACTACAAGGCAAAATTTACATGTTTGTTTGATCATAATGCAATAAATGGGGAATATAACACAAGAAATATTATGTTAGCACATAAAATGAGGATTATTTTGtaccataatatatatatatatatatatatatataaaagtttCAAGATGCAAAGCAGAAGCTAAATGTAGCTTGTTTCTGACTCATCATGTAAAGCAGATAAGCAAATGAGACAAGCAAAGCATCTAGCCTTTAtgactccaagaatagaaaattgcctGCAAATGACTGATGAATAACTAATGATGACTACCTGTATTGGATTTAGAAGAATGTGTAAACGGTGCCTAAGTGATTCTCCTCGCTGACCACCACTTTTTTTGTTGATGAAAACTAGGAGTGGTCTGGCATCGGGAGGCAAATCAATCAGTTCATACTTTTGTTTTGTTCCTAATATCTGGGAGTCATCGCCTTGAGTGAATGATGAAGTTCTGCTCAATGCTGCCTTCATCTCCCCCTTGCAGCCACTTTCACTACTTTGTTGTTGGTCGCCAACATCAGTAACCCCATTACAATATTCTCTATTACCATGGGAGCCATTAGATGTTAGATAAGTATCTGTGGTTCTTTCTCCAGAGATGTCATTGGTACTATTGCTATTAGTTGAATCAGAAGGGAATTCACTGTCCTGCTTGTATTTTTTACTCTGGCTCCTATTAATATGTCCTCGTACGGTAGATGCCAATTCATTTGCACCATGTGTTATAGAGCTTAGAAAACCACCTGCTCCTGCACTGCTCAAGTCTTTTACAAAGAGAGGTGATAAAACAAGGCGTTTAAATGGTCCAAGGTCACAAATATCACCTGTTTCATTAGCCATGCTTGAGTGACAATCCACATGCACTAGCCGTTGACACCACATACAGCACCAAACAGGAGAGCCACCAAGAAAGGATCCACTGCAAGGTTCTTCACAATAACTACAACAAGGAGTTTCTTCAGGTTGATCTGCTACTTCGGTCCACTGAACAGTCCATTGGTGGATTACATGTTTATAACCAATCATGGATACAGATTTGCAATCTTTCTGTGCAATGGAAGAGCACATCATATGCGCAGCCGCACCACAAATATTGCAGCGGTGTATGGAGTTATCCAAAGTCATCATCTGTCCAAGAGGTTGAGGTGGTGAAACTGATTCTAAACATACACAACACTTCAGACGTTTTGCACAAGAACCAGATTCTATGCTCCAAACATGAGCAGCAACAGGAACTTTATGCTTTGTTTTTGGATTCTTCTTTGACCTTGCCATAGTCTTCATCCAACTTAAACTGGTATTATGCCTCCATATGGAGAAAGCATATGTTAATGTTAAGATTCCAATAAACACGGTTGTTATATAAGTAACAACGGAAAACCAAAATTCTGCCATATCAGAAGATTCATTTCCCCACTTGGGAAGAAACTCCCTGAATTTCTCTTTAAACCAATTCATTTTTCAGTAATTTAGTGGTATCATCACACTCCCATTGTTACTAATAAAACTATCCAGCTTAAGATATTCCAACTCAGAAATCAAGGGGTCCAATTCATACATGACATGAAATAAAATCAAGACACATAGCATCATTCATATCACGTTCTTCAAATCAACTTTAGCAATCAAAAAGCTGTCAGCACCGTAGCTGATCCAAGATAAAAGCTCTGAAAGAGTAATGGTAAAACTTCCATTAGTACCCTTTCTTCTTCGTATGCCCCATTTACCAGTACAGTTACCAAGTCCTCAAGAAAAGGGTCAGGCTTTTAAGTATGCAGAACAACATAAAACTCTGATACCCTATTCCTAGCAATTGCTGTGTCTTGAGACTCTGATTTTTAACAGCATGATATGGTAGTTCAATCCGCAGAGAATCTGGAAAAAGAGAGTGCGAATTATATCAGCTATAGACATGTCCCAAGTTAACAGAACGGGGATACTACATTATTAAGCACGATTCCCAATTTGTACCACATTTTTTGAATGTATTCATGAACTGAAACTAAAAAAAGTGAAGCACAAATGCAACATCTGGGAACTCCAATTCTGATGTACGTTCAAATAAATAGCAACTGTTATTACATCATTGttctttatataaatataaaatataatatgataaaCATTAAGGCTATTGAAACATCAAGGGACATCATTACCATCAAACTAGCCTTTACTCATGCAAAGCTGGCTTTCAGTTCGCACAAAGAGTGcatttataactttctataGATAGACATGCCCAGTCGATAAATGTACAGTTATCAATGATGGTGCATGAAAATTAAAAGTGAAACAGGTCATTAATTC is from Phoenix dactylifera cultivar Barhee BC4 chromosome 6, palm_55x_up_171113_PBpolish2nd_filt_p, whole genome shotgun sequence and encodes:
- the LOC103709250 gene encoding diacylglycerol kinase 1 isoform X3, with the protein product MNWFKEKFREFLPKWGNESSDMAEFWFSVVTYITTVFIGILTLTYAFSIWRHNTSLSWMKTMARSKKNPKTKHKVPVAAHVWSIESGSCAKRLKCCVCLESVSPPQPLGQMMTLDNSIHRCNICGAAAHMMCSSIAQKDCKSVSMIGYKHVIHQWTVQWTEVADQPEETPCCSYCEEPCSGSFLGGSPVWCCMWCQRLVHVDCHSSMANETGDICDLGPFKRLVLSPLFVKDLSSAGAGGFLSSITHGANELASTVRGHINRSQSKKYKQDSEFPSDSTNSNSTNDISGERTTDTYLTSNGSHGNREYCNGVTDVGDQQQSSESGCKGEMKAALSRTSSFTQGDDSQILGTKQKYELIDLPPDARPLLVFINKKSGGQRGESLRHRLHILLNPIQVSELSSTQGPEAGLFLFRKASHFRILVCGGDGTVGWVLDAIDKQNYESPPPVAILPAGTGNDLARVLSWGGGLGAVERQGGLCTVLHYIEHAAVTILDRWKVAIEDSSSKIVQPLRFMNNYLGIGCDAKVALDIHNLREENPEKFHSQFLNKMLYAREGAKSIMDRTFADLPWQIRLEVDGVEVEIPEDAEGVLVANIGSYMGGVDLWQNEDESYDNFDPQSMHDKMLEVVSIKGTWHLGKLQITCWH
- the LOC103709250 gene encoding diacylglycerol kinase 1 isoform X1: MNWFKEKFREFLPKWGNESSDMAEFWFSVVTYITTVFIGILTLTYAFSIWRHNTSLSWMKTMARSKKNPKTKHKVPVAAHVWSIESGSCAKRLKCCVCLESVSPPQPLGQMMTLDNSIHRCNICGAAAHMMCSSIAQKDCKSVSMIGYKHVIHQWTVQWTEVADQPEETPCCSYCEEPCSGSFLGGSPVWCCMWCQRLVHVDCHSSMANETGDICDLGPFKRLVLSPLFVKDLSSAGAGGFLSSITHGANELASTVRGHINRSQSKKYKQDSEFPSDSTNSNSTNDISGERTTDTYLTSNGSHGNREYCNGVTDVGDQQQSSESGCKGEMKAALSRTSSFTQGDDSQILGTKQKYELIDLPPDARPLLVFINKKSGGQRGESLRHRLHILLNPIQVSELSSTQGPEAGLFLFRKASHFRILVCGGDGTVGWVLDAIDKQNYESPPPVAILPAGTGNDLARVLSWGGGLGAVERQGGLCTVLHYIEHAAVTILDRWKVAIEDSSSKIVQPLRFMNNYLGIGCDAKVALDIHNLREENPEKFHSQFLNKMLYAREGAKSIMDRTFADLPWQIRLEVDGVEVEIPEDAEGVLVANIGSYMGGVDLWQNEDESYDNFDPQSMHDKMLEVVSIKGTWHLGKLQVGLSRARRLAQGQSIKIQLFAPFPVQVDGEPWFQRPCTLVISHYGQAFMLRRATEEPLGHAAAIITDVLENAETSRVITASQKRVLLQEMALKLS
- the LOC103709250 gene encoding diacylglycerol kinase 1 isoform X2 produces the protein MNWFKEKFREFLPKWGNESSDMAEFWFSVVTYITTVFIGILTLTYAFSIWRHNTSLSWMKTMARSKKNPKTKHKVPVAAHVWSIESGSCAKRLKCCVCLESVSPPQPLGQMMTLDNSIHRCNICGAAAHMMCSSIAQKDCKSVSMIGYKHVIHQWTVQWTEVADQPEETPCCSYCEEPCSGSFLGGSPVWCCMWCQRLVHVDCHSSMANETGAGGFLSSITHGANELASTVRGHINRSQSKKYKQDSEFPSDSTNSNSTNDISGERTTDTYLTSNGSHGNREYCNGVTDVGDQQQSSESGCKGEMKAALSRTSSFTQGDDSQILGTKQKYELIDLPPDARPLLVFINKKSGGQRGESLRHRLHILLNPIQVSELSSTQGPEAGLFLFRKASHFRILVCGGDGTVGWVLDAIDKQNYESPPPVAILPAGTGNDLARVLSWGGGLGAVERQGGLCTVLHYIEHAAVTILDRWKVAIEDSSSKIVQPLRFMNNYLGIGCDAKVALDIHNLREENPEKFHSQFLNKMLYAREGAKSIMDRTFADLPWQIRLEVDGVEVEIPEDAEGVLVANIGSYMGGVDLWQNEDESYDNFDPQSMHDKMLEVVSIKGTWHLGKLQVGLSRARRLAQGQSIKIQLFAPFPVQVDGEPWFQRPCTLVISHYGQAFMLRRATEEPLGHAAAIITDVLENAETSRVITASQKRVLLQEMALKLS